The proteins below are encoded in one region of Mycobacterium shinjukuense:
- a CDS encoding cation-translocating P-type ATPase, translated as MKIPGVAGPVVNLFAGVTGVATQVVQAGVQGAAGAAGAMQMLASPVMELAGPVLQSMAQTTGRAIGMAGFREGSPDRIKPPVRWHSGRRVHFDLDPLLPFPRWHEHAAVVEEPVRRIPGVAEAHVEGALGRLVVQLDDDADSDTVLDEVRATVSAVAADILLTAPGPAPNSAPFADPGNPLAILLPLTVAAMDLMAMAAALTGWVARLPAAPQTTRAAVALINHQPRMVSLLESRLGRVGTDIALAATTAAANGLTQAVGTPLLDLVQRSMQISEAAAHRRVWQEREPQLASPKRPQAPVVPVISSSGAKSHEPRHSWAAAAAGEASHVVVGGSIDAAIDAEKGWMKGPVESYADSAANGSLIAAAGALLAGGGTEDAAGAILAGVPRAAHMGRQAFAAVLGRGLANAGQLVLDPGALRRLDRVQVIVIDGAALRGDHRAVLHAEGDVPGWDDDRVYEVADALLHGEEAPEPDPDELPATGARLRWVASQGPSATPAQGVEHADLVVDGQRVGSVKVGWEVDPYAVALLQTAHRTGARVVLRHVAGTQDLSASVGATHPPGTPLLQLVRDLRTDRGPVLLVTALHRDFASTDTLAALAIADVGVALDDPRAATPWTADIITGTDLAAAVRILSAIPVARSASQSAVHLAQGGTTLAGLLLVTGEKDTGTSPLSFRRWFNPVNAAAATALVAGSWSASKVLRLPDPTPQPLTAWHALDPEIVYSRLAGGARPLAAEPGVPAWRRILDDLSYEPVVAPLRGPAQALARLAVATRHELADPLTPILAVGAAASAIVGSNIDALLVAGVMTVNAVTGGVQRLRAEAAAAELFAEQDQLVRRVVVPAVATTRRRLEAARHATRTVTVSAKSLRAGDVIDLAAPEVVPADARLLVAEDLEVDESFLTGESLPVDKQEEPVAVNDPDRASMLFEGSTIVAGHARAIVVATGVGTAAHRAISAVAHVEASAGVQARLRELTGKVLPLTLAGGAAVTGLALARRASLRQAVADGVAIAVAAVPEGLPLVATLSQLAAAQRLTEHGVLVRSPRTIEALGRVDTICFDKTGTLTENRLRVVCAVPGGSAAGDPLPPASDPGSIAVLRAAARASTQPHDGQGHAHATDEAILTAASSLSSQGDSEWTVLAEVPFESSRGFAAAIGTTGTGGAPTLMLKGAPETILPRCRFADPDADHQRAEAVVHHLAEQGLRVLAVAQRPWDTSATDDDATDADAVDEAAQDLELLGYVGLADTARESARPLIEELVDANRNVVLITGDHPVTARAIARQLGLPADVRVVTGAELAGLDEEGRAKLAADVQVFARVSPEQKVQIVAALQRCGRVTAMVGDGANDAAAIRMADVGIGVSGRGSSAARGAADIVLTDDDLGVLLDALVEGRSMWAGVRDAVTILVGGNVGEVLFTIIGTALGTGRAPVGTRQLLLVNLLTDMFPALAVAITSQYDDPEEDTDRSDDEIEEVRRARQRAVLTAPPPSLDAPLMRQIVNRGVVTAAGATAAWAIGRWTPGTERRTATMGLTALVTTQLAQTLLTRRHSPLVLATALGSAGVLIGIIQTPVLSQFFGCTPLGPVAWSGVFTATAGATAASVLAPKWLAKTLGALPPDQS; from the coding sequence ATGAAGATTCCGGGTGTCGCCGGCCCAGTAGTCAATCTGTTCGCCGGCGTGACCGGTGTAGCGACACAGGTAGTGCAGGCCGGCGTGCAAGGTGCGGCTGGCGCCGCCGGCGCGATGCAGATGCTGGCCAGCCCGGTGATGGAGTTAGCCGGGCCGGTTCTGCAGTCGATGGCCCAAACGACGGGCCGAGCGATCGGGATGGCCGGGTTCCGCGAGGGATCGCCCGACCGCATCAAGCCGCCCGTGCGGTGGCACAGCGGGCGGCGCGTGCATTTCGATCTGGACCCGCTGCTGCCCTTCCCGCGCTGGCACGAGCATGCGGCGGTGGTCGAAGAGCCGGTCCGTCGGATCCCGGGCGTGGCCGAGGCCCACGTCGAGGGCGCGTTGGGTCGGCTGGTGGTCCAACTTGACGACGACGCAGACAGCGACACCGTGTTGGACGAGGTGCGGGCGACGGTTTCGGCCGTGGCCGCCGACATACTCCTGACGGCGCCGGGGCCGGCGCCCAACTCCGCACCATTCGCCGACCCGGGCAACCCGTTGGCGATTCTGCTGCCGCTGACCGTCGCGGCGATGGATCTGATGGCGATGGCCGCCGCGCTGACCGGCTGGGTCGCCCGACTGCCGGCCGCACCGCAAACCACCCGGGCCGCGGTCGCCCTGATCAATCATCAACCGCGAATGGTGTCCCTGCTGGAATCCCGGCTGGGTCGAGTGGGCACCGATATTGCGCTCGCCGCCACGACGGCGGCGGCCAACGGGCTAACCCAGGCCGTCGGCACACCGCTGCTGGATCTGGTGCAACGCAGCATGCAAATCTCCGAGGCGGCGGCTCATCGTCGGGTCTGGCAAGAACGGGAACCCCAGCTGGCCTCCCCGAAACGGCCGCAAGCCCCGGTGGTCCCCGTCATCTCGTCATCCGGGGCGAAATCGCATGAGCCGCGGCACAGTTGGGCGGCCGCGGCGGCGGGCGAGGCTTCCCATGTGGTGGTCGGTGGATCCATCGACGCCGCGATCGACGCCGAAAAAGGGTGGATGAAGGGGCCGGTGGAGAGCTACGCCGATTCGGCGGCCAACGGTTCGTTGATCGCCGCGGCGGGTGCGTTGCTGGCCGGCGGCGGCACCGAGGACGCGGCCGGGGCGATCCTGGCCGGGGTGCCCCGCGCGGCGCACATGGGTCGGCAGGCGTTCGCCGCGGTGCTGGGCCGCGGCCTGGCAAACGCCGGGCAACTGGTGCTCGATCCGGGCGCGCTGCGCCGCCTGGATCGGGTGCAGGTGATCGTCATCGACGGCGCCGCGCTGCGCGGTGACCACCGCGCTGTGCTGCATGCCGAGGGAGACGTACCCGGTTGGGACGACGACCGCGTCTACGAGGTTGCCGACGCGCTGCTGCACGGCGAGGAGGCACCCGAACCCGACCCCGACGAGTTGCCGGCCACCGGCGCGCGGCTGAGATGGGTTGCCTCCCAAGGCCCGTCGGCGACACCGGCGCAGGGTGTCGAGCACGCCGACTTGGTGGTCGACGGTCAACGGGTGGGCAGCGTCAAGGTCGGCTGGGAGGTCGACCCGTACGCGGTCGCGCTGCTGCAGACCGCGCACCGAACCGGAGCCCGAGTGGTCTTGCGTCATGTCGCCGGCACCCAAGATCTGTCGGCCAGCGTCGGTGCCACGCATCCGCCTGGTACCCCGCTGCTGCAGCTGGTGCGTGATCTGCGGACGGATCGCGGACCGGTGCTGCTGGTCACGGCGTTGCACCGGGACTTCGCCTCCACCGACACCTTGGCCGCGCTGGCCATCGCCGATGTCGGCGTCGCCCTCGACGATCCACGCGCCGCGACACCATGGACCGCCGACATCATCACCGGCACCGACCTGGCCGCGGCGGTGCGGATCTTGTCGGCGATTCCCGTCGCCCGGTCCGCCAGCCAGTCGGCCGTGCACCTGGCTCAGGGCGGCACGACGCTGGCCGGGCTGCTGCTGGTCACCGGGGAGAAAGACACCGGCACCAGCCCGCTGAGCTTCCGCCGCTGGTTCAATCCGGTCAATGCGGCCGCGGCGACGGCCTTGGTGGCGGGAAGTTGGTCGGCCAGCAAGGTGCTGCGACTGCCCGACCCCACCCCGCAACCGCTGACCGCCTGGCATGCGCTGGACCCGGAGATCGTCTACTCGCGGCTGGCCGGCGGCGCGCGACCGTTGGCCGCCGAGCCCGGCGTCCCCGCCTGGCGACGCATCCTGGACGACCTGTCCTACGAACCCGTGGTGGCGCCGCTGCGCGGCCCGGCACAAGCCCTGGCGCGGCTGGCGGTGGCCACCCGGCACGAACTGGCCGATCCGCTCACCCCGATCCTGGCGGTCGGCGCCGCGGCATCCGCCATCGTCGGCAGCAACATCGATGCGTTGCTGGTCGCGGGCGTGATGACGGTCAACGCGGTCACCGGTGGGGTGCAACGGCTGCGGGCCGAGGCGGCGGCCGCGGAGTTGTTCGCCGAGCAAGACCAGCTCGTGCGCCGGGTCGTGGTCCCGGCGGTGGCGACGACCCGGCGCCGGTTGGAGGCGGCCCGACACGCCACCCGCACGGTCACGGTGTCCGCGAAGTCGCTGCGGGCCGGCGATGTCATCGACCTGGCCGCGCCGGAGGTGGTCCCGGCGGATGCCCGCCTGTTGGTGGCCGAGGACCTCGAAGTCGACGAGTCTTTCCTGACGGGTGAGTCGCTGCCGGTGGACAAGCAGGAGGAGCCGGTGGCCGTCAACGACCCCGACCGGGCCAGCATGCTGTTCGAAGGCAGCACGATCGTCGCCGGACATGCCCGCGCGATCGTGGTGGCCACCGGGGTCGGCACCGCCGCCCACCGGGCGATCTCGGCCGTCGCCCACGTGGAAGCCTCGGCCGGGGTGCAAGCCCGGCTGCGGGAACTGACCGGCAAGGTCCTCCCGCTGACGCTCGCCGGTGGCGCGGCGGTCACCGGGTTGGCGTTGGCGCGCCGCGCGTCGCTGCGCCAGGCTGTCGCCGACGGCGTCGCCATCGCGGTGGCGGCGGTTCCGGAGGGCCTGCCGTTGGTGGCCACCCTCTCCCAGCTGGCCGCCGCCCAGCGGCTCACCGAGCACGGCGTGCTGGTGCGCTCGCCCCGCACCATCGAAGCGTTGGGCCGGGTCGACACCATCTGTTTCGACAAGACCGGCACGCTGACCGAGAACCGGTTGCGCGTCGTGTGCGCCGTACCGGGCGGCAGTGCGGCGGGGGACCCGCTGCCGCCGGCCTCCGATCCGGGCTCCATCGCGGTGCTGCGGGCCGCCGCGCGTGCGTCCACGCAGCCCCACGACGGTCAGGGGCACGCGCACGCCACCGACGAGGCAATCCTCACCGCCGCGAGTTCGCTGAGCAGCCAGGGTGATTCGGAGTGGACGGTGCTCGCCGAAGTGCCGTTCGAGTCCAGTCGTGGCTTCGCCGCCGCTATCGGCACCACGGGCACCGGCGGGGCGCCGACGCTGATGCTCAAGGGTGCTCCGGAAACCATCCTGCCGCGCTGCCGGTTCGCCGATCCGGACGCCGACCACCAGCGTGCGGAGGCTGTGGTGCACCACCTCGCCGAGCAGGGCTTGCGGGTGCTGGCGGTGGCGCAGCGCCCCTGGGACACGAGCGCCACCGACGATGACGCCACCGATGCCGATGCCGTCGACGAAGCCGCGCAGGACCTCGAATTGCTGGGCTACGTCGGGTTGGCTGACACCGCACGGGAATCCGCGCGGCCGTTGATCGAAGAGCTGGTGGACGCCAACCGCAACGTCGTGCTGATCACCGGGGATCATCCGGTAACCGCCCGGGCGATCGCCCGCCAGTTGGGCCTGCCGGCGGATGTGCGCGTGGTGACCGGCGCCGAGCTGGCCGGCCTCGACGAGGAGGGGCGCGCCAAACTCGCCGCCGACGTGCAAGTCTTTGCCCGGGTCAGCCCGGAGCAGAAGGTGCAGATCGTGGCGGCGCTGCAGCGTTGCGGGCGGGTGACCGCAATGGTGGGCGACGGCGCCAACGATGCGGCCGCCATCCGGATGGCCGACGTGGGCATCGGGGTGAGCGGTCGCGGGTCGTCGGCCGCGCGTGGGGCCGCCGACATCGTCTTGACCGATGATGACCTGGGCGTGCTGCTCGACGCGCTGGTCGAGGGCCGCAGCATGTGGGCCGGGGTGCGTGATGCGGTCACGATTCTGGTCGGCGGCAACGTCGGCGAGGTGCTGTTCACCATCATCGGCACGGCGTTGGGGACCGGGCGGGCACCGGTGGGTACCCGGCAACTGCTGCTGGTGAACCTGCTCACCGACATGTTCCCCGCGCTAGCCGTCGCGATCACCTCGCAGTATGACGATCCCGAGGAGGACACGGATCGCAGCGACGACGAGATCGAGGAGGTGCGGCGGGCGCGCCAGCGCGCCGTCTTGACCGCGCCGCCGCCCTCGTTGGACGCGCCACTGATGCGCCAGATCGTCAACCGCGGCGTCGTCACGGCCGCCGGCGCCACGGCGGCCTGGGCCATCGGACGCTGGACGCCGGGCACCGAACGACGCACGGCAACGATGGGACTGACCGCCCTGGTGACCACGCAGCTCGCGCAGACCCTGCTGACTCGGCGGCACAGCCCGCTCGTGCTAGCCACCGCGCTGGGCAGCGCCGGTGTCTTGATCGGGATCATCCAAACCCCGGTCCTTAGCCAGTTCTTCGGATGCACGCCGCTAGGGCCGGTCGCGTGGTCGGGCGTGTTCACCGCCACCGCCGGGGCCACCGCCGCCTCCGTGCTGGCGCCCAAGTGGTTGGCCAAAACGCTCGGTGCGCTGCCGCCCGATCAGAGCTGA
- a CDS encoding acyltransferase family protein, whose amino-acid sequence MNPVPARSARRPRWVAPVRHAGRLALRDQPERRSVIPALDGLRAVAVALVLAGHGGIPGVGGGFIGVDIFFVLSGFLITSLLLDELGRTGRIDLAGFWIRRARRLLPALVLMVLTVAAARELFPHQGLTGLRNDAIAAFLWVANWRFVEQQTDYFTQGAPPSPLQHTWSLGVEEQYYIVWPLLLIAVTLLSAARARRYFQRATLGGVRFATFVIATLGALASAAAAIAFTSDATLDRIYFGTDTRAQALLVGAAASALLVRDWPALNRGWCLIRTRWGRRVARSLPVGGLAGLAAIAHHATGGASVFRQGLLIAVAMSAVLVVAPAAMEQRGLVARMLAWRPLVWLGTISYGVYLWHWPIFLALNGERTGWTGVELFAARCAVTVAVAYASWWLIEQPIRRWRPERVPLLPLAAATVATAAAVTVLVVPVGTGPGLREVGLPPGVSAVAVVSPSPPGTGQPAPEPGPRDPNQPFTVSVFGDSIGWTLLHYLPPTPGFRFIDHTVIGCSLVRGTPYRYIGQTLEQRAECDGWPGRWSAQISQDRPDVALLIIGRWETVDRVNEGRWTHIGDPTFDAYLKVELQRALNIVGSTGVRVMVTTVPYSRGGEKPDGRLYPEDQPERVNQWNAMLRDAIGRRPNAGVIDLNKKLCPDGVYTPKVDGVKVRSDGVHLTPEGVKWLLPWLEESLR is encoded by the coding sequence ATCAACCCCGTCCCGGCGCGTTCCGCTCGACGGCCCCGATGGGTGGCCCCGGTGCGTCATGCCGGCCGGCTGGCGTTGCGGGACCAACCGGAGCGGCGCAGCGTCATTCCCGCGCTCGACGGCCTTCGGGCGGTAGCTGTCGCGCTAGTTCTCGCCGGCCATGGCGGCATCCCGGGTGTGGGCGGCGGCTTCATCGGCGTCGACATCTTCTTCGTCCTCAGCGGATTCCTGATCACCTCGCTGCTGCTCGACGAGCTGGGCCGCACCGGCCGCATCGACCTCGCCGGGTTTTGGATTCGCCGAGCGCGCCGACTGTTGCCGGCACTGGTCCTGATGGTGCTCACCGTGGCCGCGGCACGCGAACTCTTTCCCCATCAAGGCCTTACCGGGTTGCGTAACGACGCCATCGCTGCCTTCCTTTGGGTCGCCAACTGGCGGTTTGTGGAGCAGCAGACCGACTATTTCACCCAGGGCGCTCCACCCTCGCCCCTGCAACACACCTGGTCGCTGGGGGTGGAGGAGCAGTACTACATTGTCTGGCCACTGTTGCTGATCGCGGTGACCCTGCTGTCGGCGGCCCGCGCCCGACGCTACTTTCAGCGAGCCACCCTAGGCGGGGTTCGGTTCGCCACCTTCGTGATCGCCACCCTCGGCGCATTGGCTTCCGCAGCGGCCGCCATCGCCTTCACCTCGGACGCCACGCTCGATCGGATCTACTTCGGCACCGATACCCGAGCGCAGGCGTTGTTGGTCGGTGCCGCGGCATCGGCCCTGCTGGTGCGGGATTGGCCGGCGCTGAACCGCGGGTGGTGTCTGATCCGAACCCGGTGGGGGCGGCGGGTCGCCCGCTCGCTGCCGGTCGGTGGGCTGGCCGGGCTGGCGGCGATTGCCCACCACGCGACCGGCGGCGCGAGCGTGTTCCGCCAGGGTCTGTTGATCGCGGTGGCGATGTCCGCGGTCCTCGTGGTCGCCCCGGCGGCGATGGAGCAACGTGGGTTGGTGGCCCGCATGCTGGCCTGGCGCCCGTTGGTCTGGCTGGGCACCATCTCGTACGGCGTCTATCTGTGGCACTGGCCAATCTTTCTGGCGCTCAACGGGGAACGCACCGGTTGGACCGGCGTCGAACTGTTCGCAGCTCGGTGCGCCGTCACGGTGGCGGTGGCCTACGCGTCGTGGTGGCTCATCGAACAACCCATCCGCCGCTGGCGACCCGAGCGGGTGCCGCTGTTGCCACTGGCGGCCGCCACCGTCGCGACCGCCGCCGCGGTGACGGTGCTGGTCGTCCCCGTCGGTACCGGACCCGGGTTACGGGAGGTCGGCCTTCCGCCCGGGGTGTCGGCGGTGGCCGTGGTGTCGCCATCGCCGCCGGGAACCGGCCAGCCGGCGCCGGAACCCGGGCCGCGAGATCCGAACCAGCCGTTCACCGTTTCGGTATTCGGTGATTCCATCGGGTGGACGTTGCTGCACTACCTTCCGCCGACGCCAGGATTCAGGTTCATCGACCACACAGTCATTGGCTGCAGCCTGGTGCGCGGCACACCATATCGGTACATTGGCCAGACCCTGGAGCAGCGGGCGGAATGCGATGGCTGGCCGGGCCGGTGGTCTGCGCAGATCAGCCAGGACCGGCCGGACGTGGCGTTGCTGATCATCGGTCGTTGGGAGACCGTCGACCGCGTCAACGAGGGAAGGTGGACCCACATCGGCGACCCGACCTTCGATGCGTACCTCAAGGTCGAGCTGCAACGAGCGCTGAATATCGTGGGCTCCACCGGCGTTCGGGTGATGGTCACGACGGTGCCCTACAGCCGGGGTGGTGAGAAGCCCGACGGCCGCTTGTACCCGGAAGACCAACCCGAGCGGGTGAATCAATGGAACGCCATGTTGCGC
- a CDS encoding AMP-binding protein produces the protein MTTASALSATVRALWCSGLLGPTNPVAALRTVGEIFRGGTNLYTLLAIAAARYPDRAAIIDDDGALTYRELRSMTESVAHQLCRAGVGAGQAVGVMCRNGRNFVTAAFGAALVGADVVLVNTEFRSAALTGAMVAHQIQTMVCDGEFTDRVRRSDQSVRTLDPGQAQQRDSRPKVASPGRMVLLTSGTTGVPKGVPRTPRMSFGMGVGVTILERTKLAVGSRVALAVPMFHGLGLGILLLTVGLAGTVLTRRRFDAEATLAQASLHRADAMTAVPIMLARILDLPQHVRARNPVPALRVVISSGDRLDPSLARRFMDAYGDVLYNLYGSTEVGIGALATPAEIRRTPETVGRPVLGCPVRIFNKRGRPVGPRVIGRIFVGGELTCEGHSDGDANTVIEGMSSTGDLGYLDESGRLYVVGREDDMIVSGGENVYPRALENALAEHPAVAENTVVGVPDEQFGHRLAAYVVLRPRPEVDVTGLREYLKDKVSRFEQPRDIHIVASIPRNPAGKVLRRELSSRGLQL, from the coding sequence ATGACGACGGCCAGCGCGTTGAGTGCGACGGTGCGGGCGCTGTGGTGTTCGGGACTGCTCGGTCCGACCAATCCGGTCGCGGCGTTGCGCACGGTCGGTGAGATCTTTCGGGGTGGCACGAATCTCTACACCTTGCTGGCGATCGCGGCGGCGCGCTATCCGGACCGGGCCGCGATCATCGACGACGACGGCGCGCTCACCTACCGCGAGTTGCGGTCGATGACCGAATCGGTTGCCCACCAGCTTTGCCGCGCGGGTGTCGGCGCCGGGCAGGCGGTGGGCGTGATGTGCCGCAACGGACGCAATTTCGTGACCGCGGCCTTCGGCGCGGCCCTGGTGGGCGCCGATGTCGTGCTGGTCAACACCGAATTTCGGAGCGCCGCGCTTACCGGGGCGATGGTCGCACATCAGATCCAGACGATGGTCTGCGACGGCGAGTTCACCGACCGAGTGCGCCGATCCGACCAATCTGTCCGGACGTTGGATCCGGGCCAAGCGCAGCAACGGGATTCGCGACCCAAGGTGGCATCGCCGGGTCGAATGGTGCTGCTCACCTCGGGCACCACCGGTGTGCCCAAGGGGGTGCCGCGCACCCCCCGGATGAGCTTCGGCATGGGTGTCGGGGTGACGATCCTGGAGCGCACCAAGCTAGCGGTGGGCTCACGAGTTGCGCTGGCAGTGCCGATGTTTCACGGCTTGGGGTTGGGCATATTGCTGCTCACCGTGGGCCTGGCGGGCACGGTGCTGACCCGTCGACGCTTCGACGCCGAAGCCACCCTCGCGCAGGCTTCGCTGCATCGCGCCGATGCGATGACCGCCGTGCCGATCATGCTGGCGCGCATCCTGGACCTGCCCCAACACGTGCGTGCGCGTAACCCGGTGCCCGCCCTGCGAGTGGTGATATCCAGCGGCGACCGGCTGGACCCCAGCCTGGCGCGGCGGTTCATGGATGCCTACGGCGACGTCCTGTACAACCTGTATGGCTCCACCGAGGTCGGCATCGGCGCGCTGGCCACGCCGGCCGAGATCCGACGCACCCCGGAAACGGTGGGCAGACCGGTCCTGGGGTGCCCGGTGCGCATCTTCAACAAAAGGGGCAGGCCGGTCGGGCCGCGGGTGATCGGTCGCATCTTCGTCGGGGGCGAGCTGACCTGCGAGGGGCACTCCGACGGCGACGCCAACACCGTCATCGAGGGCATGAGCAGCACCGGCGACCTGGGCTATCTCGACGAATCGGGTCGGCTGTACGTCGTAGGCCGCGAGGACGACATGATCGTCTCCGGCGGCGAGAACGTCTATCCTCGCGCGCTGGAAAACGCCCTCGCCGAACATCCCGCGGTCGCCGAGAACACGGTCGTCGGTGTTCCCGACGAGCAGTTCGGCCACCGGTTGGCCGCCTACGTGGTCCTGCGGCCGCGGCCGGAGGTGGACGTGACCGGGTTGCGGGAGTACCTGAAAGACAAGGTTTCTCGCTTCGAACAGCCAAGGGACATCCACATCGTCGCTAGCATCCCGCGCAATCCCGCCGGCAAGGTGCTCCGCCGTGAGCTGTCGAGCCGGGGGCTTCAGCTCTGA